A window from Salvia miltiorrhiza cultivar Shanhuang (shh) chromosome 2, IMPLAD_Smil_shh, whole genome shotgun sequence encodes these proteins:
- the LOC131013014 gene encoding dehydrin ERD14-like yields MSEELKYTSHETAKPANEPCETATPVAVESTDRGLFGFGAKKGEETAISAEFEEKVKVCEEEKKEEAPEEKKHEGFIEKLRRSDSSSSSSDEEEVGEDGLKKKKKKKGLKEKVVEKVSGDKEEEEVKCVDTSVPVEKYDDVVPTQEHEEKKGFLDKIKDKLPGGKKTEEVVSAPPPPAPVAHEYGATPEAEGKEKKGFLDKIKEKLPGYHPKTDEEKEKEKEKEKEAAC; encoded by the exons ATGTCTGAAGAACTCAAGTACACTTCCCACGAGACCGCCAAGCCCGCCAACGAGCCTTGCGAAACCGCCACCCCCGTCGCCGTCGAGAGCACCGATCGCGGCCTCTTCGGCTTCGGCGCCAAGAAGGGGGAGGAGACGGCGATCTCCGCCGAATTCGAGGAGAAGGTCAAGGTCTGtgaagaggagaagaaggaagaggcccCCGAGGAGAAGAAGCACGAAGGATTCATCGAGAAGCTTCGCCGCTCCGACAGCTCCAGTTCC TCGAGCGACGAGGAAGAAGTTGGAGAAGACgggttgaagaagaagaagaaaaagaagggtTTGAAGGAGAAGGTCGTGGAGAAAGTATCAGGAgacaaggaagaagaagaggttAAGTGCGTAGACACATCGGTTCCGGTTGAGAAGTACGACGACGTCGTACCCACTCAAGAGCATGAGGAGAAGAAAGGCTTCCTAGACAAGATCAAGGACAAGCTCCCAGGCGGCAAGAAGACGGAGGAGGTTGTGTCggcaccgccgccgccggctCCGGTGGCCCACGAGTACGGCGCCACTCCGGAGGCGGAGGGCAAGGAAAAGAAGGGATTCTTGGATAAGATCAAGGAGAAGCTGCCTGGTTACCACCCCAAGACAGatgaagaaaaggaaaaggaaaaggaaaaggaaaaagaggctGCATGCTAA
- the LOC131012999 gene encoding pentatricopeptide repeat-containing protein At2g17670, with translation MASRKMGKIPQAFRRVAAQSPASTLLKPKTSSALQAEKAPPPVPHWQRQKKFSEKRPVAENDFAAKSPSLIFESANLSDAKSLFNSFISSTRDAPSEASFYNSILQSFAAVSSIQDSIFFLNHMVKKHPPFCPNRFTYHILLKQACSSADEESLSGVHNVLNLMTNSGFPPNQVSTDVSARALCECGREEHAVELVKELSTKNLLPDTYTYNFMVRHLVKNRSVSSANSFITDMKVFVINPDLVTYTIMIDNVCNTKNLREAMRLLRVLSEEGFKPDCYVYNTIMKGYAHLSQGGDVLGVYKRMLDEEVVPDHITYNTLIFGLSKSGRVKDAKKFLQVMTEKGHTPDAITYTSLMNGMCREGDALGALALLGEMEWQGCSPNSCTYNTLLLGLCKGRQLNEGLKLYEMMKKGDIKLETGSYGTLLRALCRQGRVAEAYEVFDYAIESKSIPDIAAYSTLESTLKWLKKAREQGLVV, from the coding sequence ATGGCAAGTAGAAAAATGGGGAAAATTCCACAGGCTTTCAGGAGGGTAGCCGCTCAATCCCCAGCTTCGACTCTCCTCAAGCCGAAAACCTCTTCCGCTTTGCAGGCTGAGAAAGCCCCACCACCAGTTCCTCATTGGCAAAGGCAGAAGAAATTTTCCGAGAAAAGACCCGTCGCAGAGAACGATTTCGCAGCAAAATCTCCGTCGCTAATTTTCGAGTCTGCAAATCTCTCAGACGCCAAATCTCTTTTCAACTCCTTCATTTCCTCCACCCGGGACGCCCCTTCAGAAGCCAGCTTCTACAATTCAATTCTGCAGTCATTTGCTGCCGTTTCGTCTATCCAAGATTCGATCTTCTTCCTCAATCACATGGTCAAGAAGCACCCCCCATTTTGCCCCAATCGTTTTACTTATCATATACTTCTTAAGCAGGCTTGTTCGTCGGCAGATGAGGAGTCTCTCTCTGGTGTACACAATGTGCTCAACCTCATGACAAACAGCGGGTTTCCGCCCAATCAGGTGTCAACGGATGTTTCCGCGAGGGCCCTCTGCGAATGTGGACGAGAGGAGCATGCTGTCGAGCTGGTTAAAGAGCTTTCGACCAAAAATTTGCTTCCTGATACGTATACTTACAATTTTATGGTGAGACATTTAGTAAAGAACAGGTCTGTAAGTTCTGCAAATTCGTTTATAACTGATATGAAAGTGTTTGTTATAAATCCGGACCTTGTGACATACACTATAATGATTGACAATGTCTGTAACACGAAGAATTTAAGGGAGGCGATGAGGTTGCTAAGAGTGTTGAGTGAGGAAGGGTTCAAGCCTGATTGCTATGTGTACAATACAATTATGAAGGGCTATGCTCATTTGAGTCAAGGAGGTGATGTATTGGGAGTGTATAAGAGAATGCTGGACGAGGAGGTTGTACCGGATCATATTACTTATAACACTTTGATATTTGGATTGTCGAAATCGGGTAGGGTTAAGGATGCTAAGAAATTTCTGCAAGTGATGACTGAGAAAGGTCATACACCAGATGCCATTACTTATACTTCGTTGATGAATGGAATGTGCAGAGAAGGAGATGCGTTGGGGGCGTTAGCATTGTTAGGGGAGATGGAATGGCAGGGGTGTAGTCCAAATTCATGTACTTATAACACTTTGCTTCTTGGACTGTGTAAGGGCAGGCAGTTGAATGAAGGACTTAAATTGTATGAAATGATGAAGAAAGGCGATATAAAGTTGGAAACAGGGTCATATGGGACACTTTTAAGGGCATTGTGTAGGCAAGGCAGAGTTGCTGAAGCTTATGAGGTTTTTGATTACGCAATTGAGAGCAAGAGCATACCAGATATTGCGGCTTATTCAACTTTAGAAAGTACTCTTAAGTGGTTGAAGAAAGCCAGAGAGCAAGGTCTTGTTGTTTGA
- the LOC131009890 gene encoding 1-phosphatidylinositol-3-phosphate 5-kinase FAB1B-like, whose product MALSLGSGEPGGIDKKNVNLLRAKNISLVLNIKKPLLERIARCTGSQIVPSIDHLTSPKLGYCDRFHVEKFVEEHGSSCQAGKKLVKTLMYFEGCPKPLGCTILLRGANGDDLKKVKHVVQYGIFAAYHLALETSFLADEGASLPELPVNAPITVALPDKPSKIDRSISTIPGFTVPENEKTPGPQTVDEPLRSVSVPSSELIKLSTPSTPVNEYAKTPDLSAIMSSHYTDPPSFSTEGFQHSLNDHSPWHGSEETGFEEFFWSPEANILDAERLTATGDCHISSDFGDSDVKILQGDLFNNDHNHNRSVSLPPSFEVNGEQILEEQPTLNEDFQPTPSDHQSILVSLSSRCVWKGTVCERSHLFRIKYYGNFDKPLGRFLRDHLFDQNYSCRSCEMPAEAHVQCYTHRQGTLTISVKKLAEILLPGEKDGKIWMWHRCLKCPRANGFPPATRRVVMSDAAWGLSFGKFLELSFSNHAAASRVASCGHSLHRDCLRFYGFGNMVACFRYASIDVHSVYLPPSKLEFNYESQEWIQREVNEVASQAELLFSEVLNALRHLVEGKSCSSMLSNGINVPQSAHHLADLEVTLHEEKIEFEGYLRNIVNKEPKKGQPAIDILEINRLRRQLVFRCYVWDHRLIYADSLDNKTLQDDVEVRNPETVQKHAVNENLLEVAVPVKTGKAIGGSGSVSANSKTAKVRHRHGLSDQQGNHHVLALHQRTTSFFVSDFAGTKTRDESNIVQSDRCLRRSLSDGQVPFSLTESLDAAWTGENNLGFGITKNNNLSDDDKSPTAGLSEKLDQENHGEDLPSTEFSKNSNNTEETVSWLGMPFMSFYRSLIPGSSHKLDTLSDYAPVYISSYLGSELQSGARLLLPVGVNDIVVPLYDDEPTSIISYVLLSDDYAHQLSNEAERQRDGVDSLLPTQSLDSLNLPQSHSFHEMMLESSKSFGPNDETFLSLTTSRSSLPFPLDPLLHTKASHARVSFEVDGPLGQVKYTVTCYFAKRFDALRRMCCPSEVDFIRSLSRCKKWGAQGGKSNVFFAKTLDDRFIIKQVTKTELESFIKFAPGYFKYLSESIASGSPTCLAKILGIYQVGSRLEKGGKESKMDFLVMENLLFGRNLSRLYDLKGSSRSRYNPDTSGSNKVLLDQNLIEAMPTSPIFVGNKAKRILERAVWNDTAFLASVDVMDYSLLVGVDEEKNELVLGIIDFMRQYTWDKHLETYRISVYRTFTVYCTLTVYQNNRYYQKINFS is encoded by the exons ggattgataaaaaaaatgttaatttgTTGAGGGCAAAAAATATATCACTCgttttgaatattaaaaaaccGCTATTGGAGCGCATAGCCCGGTGCACTGGCAGCCAGATAGTTCCTTCAATTGATCATCTGACATCCCCAAAATTAGGATATTGTGACAGATTCCATGTTGAGAAGTTTGTGGAAGAGCATGGCTCTTCTTGTCAGGCTGGAAAAAAGCTGGTAAAGACACTGATGTATTTTGAAGGTTGTCCAAAACCACTAGGCTGCACG ATACTCCTACGAGGTGCCAATGGTGATGACTTGAAGAAAGTGAAGCATGTTGTGCAATATGGAATTTTTGCGGCTTATCACCTGGCCTTGGAGACATCTTTTCTAGCTGATGAAGGTGCCTCTCTGCCAGAACTTCCTGTAAATGCTCCAATCACTGTGGCACTTCCAGATAAGCCTTCAAAGATTGACAGGTCCATCTCTACTATACCTGGTTTTACGGTCCCAGAGAATGAGAAAACTCCTGGGCCTCAAACTGTTGATGAACCACTTAGGTCGGTCAGTGTGCCTAGTTCAGAACTCATTAAACTTTCGACTCCATCCACTCCTGTAAATGAATATGCAAAGACGCCTGACCTTTCTGCTATTATGAGCTCTCACTACACTGACCCGCCATCATTTTCTACCGAAGGCTTTCAGCACTCATTGAATGACCACTCACCTTGGCATGGATCAGAAGAAACAGGCTTCGAAGAGTTCTTTTGGTCTCCCGAAGCAAATATTTTAGATGCAGAGAGATTAACTGCTACCGGAGATTGCCATATCAGTAGTGATTTTGGGGATTCAGACGTCAAAATCTTGCAAGGCGATCTCTTTAACAATGACCATAACCATAATAGGAGTGTTTCACTTCCACCATCTTTTGAAGTTAATGGAGAACAAATTCTTGAGGAACAACCTACACTAAATGAAGACTTCCAGCCTACTCCTTCAGACCATCAGAGTATCTTGGTTTCGTTATCATCACGATGTGTGTGGAAGGGAACTGTCTGTGAAAGATCCCATCTTTTCCGAATCAAATACTACGGGAACTTTGACAAGCCTTTGGGTCGTTTCCTACGAGATCATTTGTTTGATCAG AATTATAGTTGCCGCTCATGTGAGATGCCTGCAGAAGCCCATGTTCAATGCTATACTCATCGACAAGGTACCCTTACAATCTCAGTTAAGAAACTGGCAGAAATTCTTTTACCTGGTGAGAAGGATGGAAAGATTTGGATGTGGCACCGCTGCCTGAAGTGCCCCAGAGCTAATGGCTTCCCTCCTGCAACTCGAAGAGTTGTAATGTCTGATGCTGCCTGGGGACTGTCCTTTGGAAAGTTTTTGGAGCTTAGCTTTTCAAATCATGCTGCTGCTAGCAGAGTGGCAAGTTGTGGGCATTCTTTACATAGAGATTGTCTTCGGTTCTATGG ATTTGGTAACATGGTTGCTTGCTTTCGTTATGCATCAATTGATGTTCACTCAGTATACTTGCCACCTTCAAAGCTTGAGTTCAATTATGAAAGTCAGGAGTGGATACAGAGAGAAGTGAATGAG GTGGCTTCTCAGGCCGAGCTTTTGTTCTCCGAAGTGCTTAATGCTCTGCGTCATCTGGTAGAAGGAAAATCTTGCTCAAGTATGCTCAGTAATGGCATAAATGTTCCTCAATCAGCACATCACCTAGCAGATCTTGAAGTGACATTGCATGAAGAAAAAATTGAATTCGAG GGGTATCTTCGGAATATTGTGAACAAGGAACCAAAGAAAGGACAACCAGCCATTGACATTCTTGAGATCAATAGACTCCGAAGGCAACTTGTATTTCGGTGTTATGTTTGGGACCACCGCCTGATATATGCAGATAGTTTAGATAACAAGACGCTACAAGATGATGTGGAGGTTAGGAATCCAGAAACTGTTCAGAAACATGCTGTTAATGAGAATCTTTTGGAAGTAGCAGTCCCAGTTAAAACAGGCAAAGCCATAGGTGGTTCTGGTTCTGTCTCTGCAAATTCAAAAACTGCGAAAGTCCGTCACAGGCATGGTCTAAGTGATCAACAAGGAAATCATCATGTTTTGGCACTCCATCAAAGAACTACTTCATTTTTTGTCAGTGATTTTGCTGGAACGAAAACCAGAGATGAATCTAATATTGTGCAATCTGATCGTTGTCTTCGGAGATCCCTGTCTGATGGGCAAGTTCCCTTTAGTTTGACAGAGTCTCTGGATGCAGCATGGACTGGCGAAAATAATCTAGGTTTCGGGATCACCAAGAACAATAATTTATCTGATGATGATAAGTCACCCACTGCGGGACTTTCAGAAAAGCTGGACCAAGAAAACCATGGAGAGGATCTGCCATCCACTGAATTTTCCAAAAATTCTAATAATACAGAGGAAACTGTAAGCTGGTTGGGGATGCCATTTATGAGTTTCTATAGATCATTGATCCCGGGGAGTTCGCATAAACTGGATACACTAAGTGATTATGCTCCTGTGTACATTTCATCATATCTGGGATCTGAGCTCCAAAGTGGGGCCAGGTTGCTCCTGCCTGTTGGAGTTAATGACATTGTTGTTCCATTGTATGATGACGAACCTACCAGTATTATATCTTATGTTCTGCTTTCAGATGATTATGCTCATCAACTATCTAATGAGGCAGAGAGACAAAGGGACGGTGTTGACTCTCTGCTTCCTACGCAGTCCCTCGACTCTCTGAATCTCCCCCAGTCTCACTCTTTCCATGAAATGATGTTGGAATCTTCAAAAAGTTTTGGCCCAAACGATGAGACATTTCTATCCCTCACAACTTCTCGAAGTTCCTTGCCCTTTCCCTTGGATCCTCTCTTACACACGAAAGCGTCACATGCCAGGGTGTCTTTCGAGGTTGATGGACCCCTTGGACAGGTAAAATACACTGTCACTTGTTACTTTGCAAAGCGTTTTGACGCCTTGAGGAGGATGTGTTGTCCATCTGAAGTTGATTTCATTAGATCTCTTAGCCGTTGTAAGAAGTGGGGTGCTCAAGGTGGTAAGAGCAATGTCTTTTTTGCAAAGACTTTGGATGATCGATTCATCATTAAGCAAGTGACTAAGACAGAGCTGGAATCGTTCATTAAATTTGCACctggatattttaaatatctCTCTGAATCAATTGCCTCTGGAAGTCCAACGTGCCTTGCTAAGATTCTTGGAATCTATCAG GTTGGATCCAGACTAGAGAAAGGAGGGAAGGAATCAAAAATGGACTTTCTTGTTATGGAGAACCTCCTTTTCGGGAGAAATCTGTCTCGACTTTATGATCTTAAAGGGTCCTCCAGGTCACGGTATAATCCCGATACTTCTGGGAGCAACAAGGTTTTATTGGATCAGAACTTGATTGAAGCAATGCCCACTTCTCCAATATTTGTTGGAAACAAAGCCAAGAGAATATTGGAAAGAGCAGTCTGGAATGATACTGCTTTTCTTGCT TCTGTAGATGTTATGGATTACTCACTACTGGTTGGGGTGGATGAAGAGAAGAACGAGCTTGTTCTTGGTATCATCGACTTCATGAGACAGTACACGTGGGACAAGCATCTCGAGACTTaccgaatttcggtataccgtactttcacggtatactgtactttaacggtataccaaaataatcggtattatcaaaa AATCAACTTCTCATGA
- the LOC131009891 gene encoding uncharacterized protein LOC131009891: MAVSQIHIRSISLPSRLHPINSTEFEAEVEKLKSSQASTVGLTSDSIISGLVGLAELYSSMDELTQAPSRIDDALEGSVELLDCCSSIREVVQMMRESVRGLQSALRRNSALQNDVASYMGSRKRMSKCIKKILKALDRIHASREVYALSVAVFRSALLFFSSSAVKCGGWNVVARLLLNKSAAHHGVVNEVGCVDLALSNAEFDKQMLQRGLQNLESCVDGIEGALERMYRNLLRTRVNLLNILTNHL, from the coding sequence ATGGCAGTCTCACAAATCCACATTAGGTCTATCAGCCTGCCTTCAAGGCTGCATCCCATCAACTCCACAGAATTTGAAGCTGAGGTAGAGAAGCTCAAATCCAGCCAAGCCTCAACCGTTGGTCTCACTTCAGACAGCATCATATCCGGGCTAGTGGGGCTGGCCGAGCTCTACAGCTCCATGGACGAGCTCACTCAAGCTCCATCGAGGATCGATGACGCCCTCGAGGGATCGGTGGAGCTGCTGGACTGCTGCAGCAGCATCAGAGAAGTGGTGCAGATGATGAGGGAGAGCGTCCGAGGCCTCCAGTCGGCCCTGCGCCGCAACTCCGCCCTCCAAAACGACGTCGCTTCCTACATGGGATCCCGAAAGAGGATGAGCAAATGCATCAAGAAGATCCTCAAAGCACTCGACAGGATTCATGCATCGAGGGAAGTGTACGCCCTCAGCGTTGCGGTTTTTAGGTCAGCCTTGCTCTTCTTCTCGTCGTCGGCCGTTAAGTGTGGCGGCTGGAATGTGGTGGCGAGGCTGCTGCTCAACAAATCTGCGGCTCATCACGGTGTCGTCAATGAGGTGGGGTGTGTGGATTTGGCTCTCAGCAATGCTGAATTTGATAAGCAGATGCTGCAAAGGGGCCTCCAAAATCTTGAATCTTGTGTTGATGGAATTGAGGGGGCTTTGGAGAGAATGTATAGGAACTTGCTGCGAACTAGGGTTAATCTTCTTAACATTCTCACAAATCATTTGTGA